A window of the Gemmatimonadota bacterium genome harbors these coding sequences:
- a CDS encoding carboxymuconolactone decarboxylase family protein, with protein sequence MGKVLRSYELLEERMKDIYFDFYRETYREGTALDNKTKELIAIAASLSAGCQNCLEGHLKKAMKYGAEGAEIREAVAIAVGVAAATIVDRSDLANFEMNFNELLKKAAGAEKADSKA encoded by the coding sequence GTGGGCAAGGTTCTCAGGTCATACGAGTTGCTGGAAGAACGGATGAAGGACATCTACTTCGATTTCTACCGGGAGACCTACCGGGAAGGCACGGCGCTCGACAACAAGACCAAGGAACTGATCGCCATAGCCGCGTCGCTGAGCGCCGGATGCCAGAACTGCCTGGAAGGACATCTCAAGAAGGCCATGAAGTACGGCGCCGAAGGTGCGGAGATCCGGGAAGCCGTGGCCATCGCCGTGGGCGTAGCGGCCGCCACGATCGTGGACCGCAGCGACCTGGCGAATTTCGAAATGAATTTCAACGAACTGCTCAAGAAAGCGGCCGGGGCCGAGAAGGCAGACAGCAAGGCCTGA
- the uvrC gene encoding excinuclease ABC subunit UvrC yields MAVEPTEIEKKLKSLPGKPGVYLMKDARSRIIYVGKTRALRQRIRSYFQKTRLTAPKSVALASRIRDFDYVATESEVDALLLEDHLIKEHKPKYNVMLRDDKSFPFIMVTNEAFPRVVVTRNVRQDGARYFGPYTNVKAMRRTIDLVRKVFPLRTCPSAKAWPSMDRPCLDYYIDRCPGPCKGHIGEEGYGEIIEQVCQFLSGRTKDLLNRLKERMARASEQLQFELAGRIRDQIVAIEKTTIRQRAFSNREVDRDIIGLARNGTDVCGAVLQVREGKLLGKEHFFLTAPEESTEPETLGAFLTQYYLAAQLWPDEILLTGEPDGMETFREWMARQRGSKVEVVVPRRGDKAAMVRLATQNAELQLNTHALKRAETRVRRSMPASVGSLQEVLGLEAPPRRVETFDISNIQGSDPVASLVCFVDGRPRKSDYRKFKVRDVIGPNDFAMMQEVVGRRYRRLIDENKPLPDLVLIDGGKGQLSSVRQVLNELGLVDLPVIGLAKRLEEVFRPGQSEPILVPRSSPALKMLMQARDEAHRFAVTFHRQQRGRRMIRSELDNIPGVGPKRKQQLILALGSVENIRKCSEEELRTVQGVGKDAARKVYRYFHPEAS; encoded by the coding sequence ATGGCTGTCGAACCGACGGAAATCGAAAAGAAGCTCAAGTCCCTCCCCGGCAAACCGGGCGTGTACCTGATGAAAGACGCCCGGTCGCGCATCATCTACGTGGGCAAGACCCGCGCGCTGCGGCAGCGGATCCGCTCGTATTTCCAGAAGACCCGTCTCACGGCGCCCAAGTCCGTCGCTCTGGCCAGCCGGATTCGTGACTTCGACTACGTAGCCACCGAATCGGAGGTCGACGCGCTGCTCCTGGAAGACCATCTCATCAAGGAGCACAAGCCGAAGTACAACGTGATGCTTCGCGACGACAAGTCCTTTCCCTTCATCATGGTGACCAACGAGGCTTTTCCTCGGGTCGTCGTTACGCGCAACGTCCGGCAGGACGGGGCCCGGTACTTCGGCCCCTACACCAACGTGAAGGCCATGCGAAGGACGATCGACCTGGTCCGGAAAGTCTTCCCGTTGCGCACCTGTCCCAGCGCGAAGGCGTGGCCATCCATGGACCGGCCCTGCCTCGACTACTACATCGACCGCTGTCCCGGACCGTGCAAGGGGCACATCGGCGAGGAGGGCTACGGCGAAATCATCGAGCAGGTGTGCCAGTTTCTCTCGGGCAGGACGAAGGACCTGCTGAATCGCCTGAAGGAACGCATGGCGAGGGCGTCGGAGCAACTGCAGTTCGAACTGGCGGGACGCATTCGCGACCAGATCGTCGCCATCGAGAAGACGACGATCCGTCAGCGGGCTTTTTCGAACAGGGAAGTGGACCGGGACATCATCGGGCTCGCAAGGAACGGAACCGACGTGTGCGGAGCGGTCCTGCAGGTCCGGGAGGGCAAGCTGCTGGGCAAGGAGCACTTCTTCCTGACGGCGCCGGAGGAGTCGACGGAACCGGAGACGCTGGGCGCCTTCCTGACCCAGTACTACCTCGCCGCGCAACTCTGGCCCGACGAGATCCTGCTGACCGGCGAACCGGACGGCATGGAGACGTTCCGGGAATGGATGGCCCGGCAGCGTGGATCCAAAGTCGAAGTCGTCGTGCCCCGCCGGGGCGACAAGGCCGCCATGGTCCGGCTTGCCACGCAGAACGCCGAACTGCAGTTGAACACCCACGCACTGAAACGGGCCGAAACCAGGGTCCGCCGCAGCATGCCCGCCTCGGTGGGATCCCTGCAGGAAGTCCTCGGTCTCGAGGCGCCGCCGAGACGCGTCGAGACCTTCGACATCTCCAATATCCAGGGTTCGGACCCGGTAGCCTCCTTGGTCTGCTTCGTGGACGGCCGTCCCCGCAAGTCGGACTACCGGAAGTTCAAGGTAAGGGACGTGATCGGTCCCAATGATTTCGCCATGATGCAGGAAGTAGTCGGCCGGCGGTACCGGCGGCTGATCGACGAGAACAAGCCCCTGCCGGACCTCGTGCTCATCGACGGCGGAAAGGGACAGCTATCCAGCGTACGGCAAGTCCTGAACGAACTGGGCCTGGTCGACCTGCCCGTCATCGGCCTGGCTAAGCGCCTGGAGGAGGTCTTCCGTCCGGGCCAGTCCGAACCGATCCTCGTACCCCGGTCCTCCCCGGCCCTGAAAATGCTCATGCAGGCCCGGGACGAAGCCCATCGTTTCGCCGTGACCTTTCACCGGCAGCAGCGGGGAAGGCGCATGATCCGGTCGGAACTGGACAACATACCCGGGGTGGGACCGAAACGGAAACAGCAGTTGATCCTGGCGCTCGGTTCCGTGGAGAACATCCGGAAGTGCTCCGAGGAGGAACTGAGGACGGTCCAGGGCGTGGGCAAAGACGCGGCGCGCAAGGTGTACCGGTATTTCCATCCCGAAGCATCCTGA
- the rpsT gene encoding 30S ribosomal protein S20, whose amino-acid sequence MPTLVSSKKRLRQESVRQRRNATVKSALRTAIKRLRENADAEAAPGLLGQAYSKLDKAVKRGVMHRRTAARIKSRLTKQAN is encoded by the coding sequence TTGCCGACCCTCGTTTCATCCAAGAAGCGTTTGCGCCAGGAAAGCGTCCGTCAACGGCGTAACGCCACGGTCAAGTCCGCCCTCCGAACCGCCATCAAGCGCCTGCGCGAGAATGCTGACGCCGAAGCGGCGCCAGGACTCCTTGGACAGGCCTATTCCAAGCTGGACAAAGCCGTCAAGCGCGGCGTGATGCACCGGCGGACCGCCGCCCGCATCAAATCCAGGCTGACGAAACAGGCCAACTGA
- a CDS encoding CTP synthase translates to MSGVGKGVFSASLGHLLKHYGFTVSQIKIDGYLNQDAGTINPYRHGEVFVLEDGTECDMDLGTYERFLDDNLNRNNYITSGRVYRIILDKERRGEYLGRDVQVVPHVTGEIKNLIRTKAHEGPYDILVVEIGGTVGDIENIHFIEAAREMLYDEGRDNVMSVHVTQVPYNASAGELKTKPTQHSVKALLQLGIQPDIVVCRSAIPLNKSVRQKISLFCNIAEDRVVSSPDTDSIYRVPALLDRQETVQIVADKLNVNLPQRTDQRPEMFDIYLKYLSGSHPEVRIAITGKYTALHDSYVSILNALDHSKVAVGAEIATEWIDTTDFSSDQPLDEGMLDGISGIIVPGGFGERGAEGKIRFIQYARENGLPFLGLCYGFQLAVVEFARNECGMLEAAHAEFDAETETPVIYLLPDQRKLTGMGATMRLGGHEVKVKAGTEAHRCYGSEAAVERFRHRYEFNNQYRELIEHKGMVFSGMTPDEEIMQILEIPTHPFFVGTQFHPELTSRPYRPHPLFRGLVQAALTYAESAEDRQVAMEAGQAE, encoded by the coding sequence ATGTCCGGCGTGGGCAAGGGCGTCTTCAGCGCTTCCCTCGGACACCTGCTCAAGCATTACGGATTCACGGTCTCCCAGATTAAGATCGACGGCTACCTGAACCAGGACGCCGGCACCATCAACCCCTACCGCCACGGTGAAGTGTTCGTGCTCGAGGACGGCACCGAATGCGACATGGACCTGGGTACCTACGAGCGCTTCCTCGACGATAACCTGAACCGGAACAACTACATCACGTCGGGCCGGGTATACCGCATCATCCTCGACAAGGAACGGAGGGGCGAGTATCTCGGCCGTGACGTGCAGGTCGTTCCCCACGTGACCGGCGAGATCAAGAACCTGATCCGGACAAAGGCCCACGAGGGCCCCTACGACATCCTGGTCGTCGAGATCGGCGGCACGGTCGGGGATATCGAGAACATCCATTTCATCGAAGCCGCCCGCGAGATGCTCTACGACGAGGGTCGGGACAACGTCATGTCGGTCCACGTCACGCAGGTGCCCTACAACGCGTCCGCCGGGGAATTGAAGACCAAGCCCACGCAGCACAGTGTCAAGGCGCTGCTTCAACTGGGCATCCAGCCCGATATCGTGGTGTGCCGCTCGGCCATACCCCTGAACAAGAGCGTCCGCCAGAAGATCAGCCTCTTCTGCAACATCGCCGAGGACCGCGTGGTCAGCAGTCCGGACACGGATTCCATCTACCGGGTGCCGGCCCTGCTCGACCGCCAGGAGACGGTGCAGATCGTCGCCGACAAGCTCAACGTCAACCTCCCGCAGCGTACCGACCAGCGTCCCGAGATGTTCGACATCTACCTGAAGTACCTGTCCGGCAGCCATCCCGAAGTACGCATCGCCATCACCGGCAAGTACACGGCGCTCCACGATTCCTACGTGAGCATTCTCAACGCCCTGGACCACAGCAAGGTCGCCGTGGGCGCGGAGATCGCCACCGAGTGGATAGACACGACGGATTTCTCGAGTGATCAGCCGCTGGACGAGGGCATGCTGGACGGTATTTCAGGGATCATCGTGCCCGGCGGCTTCGGCGAGCGGGGCGCCGAGGGCAAGATCCGGTTCATACAGTACGCCAGGGAGAACGGGTTGCCGTTCCTGGGCCTGTGCTACGGCTTCCAGCTGGCCGTGGTGGAGTTCGCGCGCAACGAGTGCGGCATGCTGGAAGCCGCCCACGCGGAATTCGACGCGGAAACGGAAACGCCGGTCATCTACCTGTTGCCCGACCAGCGGAAGCTCACCGGCATGGGGGCCACGATGCGGCTCGGAGGACACGAAGTGAAAGTGAAAGCCGGCACGGAAGCACACCGCTGCTACGGATCGGAAGCGGCCGTCGAACGGTTTCGCCACCGGTATGAGTTCAACAACCAGTACAGGGAACTCATCGAGCACAAGGGCATGGTGTTCTCCGGCATGACGCCCGACGAGGAGATCATGCAGATACTGGAAATCCCCACGCACCCCTTCTTCGTAGGCACCCAGTTCCACCCCGAGTTGACAAGCCGTCCTTACAGACCCCACCCCTTGTTCAGAGGCCTGGTCCAGGCAGCATTGACGTACGCGGAATCAGCGGAAGACCGGCAGGTGGCCATGGAGGCCGGTCAAGCGGAATAG
- a CDS encoding transporter substrate-binding domain-containing protein codes for MKTFHMRAILALFLTVCLGAVPAHIHGQTSLLDRIQERGEIRVGTTGDYKPFTYLNPETGTYEGMDIDAAHLLGEALGVGVRFVPTTWSNLSYDTLNDRFDLAMGGITRTLKRQKDLALTDPYVTIGKSPLIRKADRERYRSLQDIDRAGVRIGANYGGTNEAYVRANIVQATIVMFENNLDVQPAVAAGDVDVMFTDNVEAVIYARQNSLLYALDPDRPLTREDLGYMTVRGDQPFINFLNLWLYQMRQKGTLDALRSKWIGDY; via the coding sequence ATGAAGACTTTCCATATGCGCGCTATCCTGGCGCTTTTTCTGACAGTCTGCCTGGGCGCCGTTCCGGCGCATATACACGGCCAGACCTCCCTGTTGGACAGGATCCAGGAACGGGGAGAGATCCGGGTCGGGACGACCGGCGACTACAAGCCATTCACCTATCTGAATCCGGAGACCGGTACCTACGAGGGCATGGACATCGACGCGGCGCATCTGCTCGGCGAAGCGCTGGGCGTCGGCGTCCGGTTCGTGCCCACGACCTGGAGCAACCTCTCCTACGACACCCTGAACGACCGGTTCGACCTGGCCATGGGCGGCATTACCCGGACGCTGAAGCGGCAGAAAGACCTGGCCCTCACCGATCCGTATGTAACCATCGGCAAGTCGCCGCTAATCCGGAAGGCCGACCGCGAGCGTTACAGGAGCCTTCAGGACATCGACCGGGCCGGCGTCCGGATCGGCGCCAACTACGGCGGGACCAACGAAGCCTACGTCCGTGCCAACATCGTGCAGGCCACGATCGTCATGTTCGAGAACAATCTGGACGTACAGCCGGCCGTGGCGGCGGGCGACGTGGACGTCATGTTCACGGACAACGTGGAAGCGGTGATCTACGCCAGGCAGAATTCCCTGCTATACGCCCTCGACCCGGACAGGCCACTGACCCGTGAGGACCTCGGCTACATGACCGTCCGCGGCGACCAGCCCTTCATCAACTTCCTGAACCTCTGGCTGTACCAGATGCGGCAGAAGGGTACGCTGGATGCGCTGAGGAGCAAGTGGATCGGGGACTATTGA
- a CDS encoding CRTAC1 family protein: MRPSVSLYRFPTRVSMHLDSPAPGFYLEIAFDTIRKTRDISICPPAEYLVPQAMSPASSSTIRTSATALFIILILAPFFLDRWLSRETDVRMADGRETDAANPGRYGFLLTDATAAAGIDFFHAKPQLDPQLDPIMPHISALGASVSVVDFDNDGWQDLYATSSRKGTPNALYRNQGDGSFAEVAGEAGLADVNGDGGVSMGSVWGDYDNDGYEDVFIYMWGRQCLYRNLGDGTFEDATGAAGLDRWMNANSAVWTDVDRDGQIDLYVGGYFSEVYDLWQVTTTRIMQESFEYANNGGHNYLFLNRGNGRFEDVTEAYGADCTRWTMSVGAADLNGDGWPDLYLANDYGPEVLFLNIEGKRFEQPAGTTLEETSKSGMNVAFGDLYNDGRADVYVTNISKRGYLFQGNNLRRNLMAENGRMLNIAEGEIADAGWAWGAQFGDLNNDGFVDLFVTNGFVSADPEEDYWYEMSRVAMGNNNIFQDVRNWAPMGDQSLSGYERSRLYLNDGTGRFYDVAESVGVNDRYDGRGVALADLFNRGVLDVVVANQDGPLVLYRNEVDGENAWISFELKGTRGNASAIGAEVRVFRDGRQQLQVVTAGASFAAQSQRRRHFGLGAATEIKRVEIRWPSGTVQTLEHPEINRLHTVTEPEG; this comes from the coding sequence ATGCGACCGTCGGTGAGTTTATACCGCTTCCCGACACGCGTGTCAATGCATCTTGACAGCCCCGCGCCGGGCTTCTACCTTGAAATCGCATTCGACACAATCAGAAAAACCCGTGACATTTCCATCTGTCCACCCGCTGAATATCTTGTCCCTCAGGCCATGTCACCAGCCTCCTCCAGTACGATACGGACATCGGCTACTGCGCTTTTCATCATATTGATCTTAGCTCCCTTCTTCCTCGACCGATGGCTGTCGCGCGAGACAGACGTACGCATGGCAGACGGGCGCGAGACAGACGCGGCAAATCCGGGACGTTACGGGTTCCTGTTGACCGACGCGACGGCGGCGGCCGGCATCGACTTCTTCCATGCAAAACCGCAGCTCGATCCGCAGCTCGACCCGATCATGCCCCATATCTCGGCTCTCGGGGCATCCGTCTCGGTCGTGGATTTCGACAATGACGGGTGGCAGGATCTTTACGCGACCAGCAGCAGGAAGGGTACGCCGAACGCCCTGTACCGGAACCAGGGCGACGGCAGCTTCGCGGAAGTTGCCGGAGAGGCCGGCCTGGCCGATGTGAACGGGGACGGCGGCGTATCCATGGGGTCGGTGTGGGGGGATTACGACAACGACGGGTACGAGGACGTCTTCATCTACATGTGGGGCCGCCAGTGCCTGTACCGGAACCTGGGCGATGGTACCTTCGAGGACGCGACCGGCGCGGCCGGGCTCGACCGGTGGATGAATGCCAACAGCGCGGTGTGGACGGACGTTGACCGGGACGGCCAGATCGATCTCTACGTGGGCGGGTATTTCTCGGAAGTATATGACCTATGGCAGGTTACGACCACGCGCATCATGCAGGAGAGTTTCGAATACGCGAACAACGGAGGCCACAACTATCTCTTCCTGAACCGGGGAAACGGACGCTTCGAGGACGTGACGGAAGCCTACGGGGCGGACTGCACGCGGTGGACCATGTCCGTCGGCGCGGCGGACCTGAACGGCGACGGCTGGCCCGATCTGTACCTGGCCAACGATTACGGTCCCGAGGTGCTCTTCCTCAATATCGAAGGGAAGCGTTTCGAGCAGCCCGCCGGGACCACGCTGGAGGAGACCTCCAAGAGCGGCATGAACGTGGCCTTCGGCGACCTGTACAATGACGGCCGCGCGGACGTCTACGTGACGAATATCTCGAAGCGCGGCTACCTGTTCCAGGGGAACAATCTCCGCCGCAACCTGATGGCGGAAAACGGCCGGATGCTCAACATCGCGGAGGGTGAGATCGCCGACGCGGGCTGGGCCTGGGGCGCGCAGTTCGGGGACCTGAACAACGACGGATTCGTGGACTTGTTCGTCACCAACGGCTTCGTCTCGGCCGATCCGGAGGAGGACTACTGGTATGAGATGTCGCGGGTCGCCATGGGAAACAACAACATCTTCCAGGATGTGCGGAACTGGGCGCCCATGGGCGATCAGAGCCTTTCGGGATACGAGCGGTCCAGGCTGTACCTGAACGACGGCACCGGGCGCTTCTACGACGTAGCGGAATCCGTCGGCGTAAACGACCGGTACGACGGCAGGGGAGTCGCCCTTGCCGACCTCTTCAACCGGGGCGTGCTCGACGTGGTGGTGGCCAACCAGGACGGCCCCCTGGTCCTGTACCGGAACGAGGTCGACGGTGAAAACGCGTGGATTTCCTTCGAGCTGAAGGGCACCCGCGGCAACGCGAGCGCCATCGGCGCGGAGGTCCGTGTATTCCGGGACGGCCGGCAACAGCTCCAGGTCGTGACAGCGGGCGCGAGTTTCGCCGCCCAGAGCCAGCGGAGACGGCACTTCGGCCTGGGTGCCGCCACGGAGATCAAACGCGTCGAGATACGCTGGCCGAGCGGGACGGTACAGACGCTGGAACATCCCGAAATAAACCGGCTGCACACCGTGACCGAACCGGAGGGATGA
- a CDS encoding Gfo/Idh/MocA family oxidoreductase, whose protein sequence is MIDTARDHGVLLAEAFKFRHHPCHLRANELIEAGEIGQVKLIRSTFTAAVDPGNLRPDYNWRFNKAKRGGATYDLGCYCIHHARFITGSEPYVVHARGHFGQRSQVPEDVTAQLEFPGEISAQCVFSFRCHGSQEFEVYGTRGYMRMDMAWNNEDRPVALEIRKSGGEERTIRFAPVYQFTEQLRHLCDCLESGRPHRIPPENSLGNMRVIDAVHASIEAGQPVVSNPG, encoded by the coding sequence ATGATCGATACCGCGCGGGATCACGGCGTCCTGCTCGCCGAGGCCTTCAAGTTCCGCCACCACCCGTGCCATCTCAGGGCAAATGAGCTGATCGAAGCCGGTGAGATCGGTCAGGTCAAATTGATCCGCAGCACCTTTACCGCGGCGGTCGATCCCGGTAACCTGAGGCCGGACTACAACTGGCGTTTCAACAAGGCCAAGCGCGGAGGCGCCACTTACGACCTGGGCTGCTACTGCATACACCACGCCCGGTTCATCACGGGCAGCGAACCGTACGTCGTCCATGCCCGCGGCCATTTCGGACAGCGATCGCAGGTGCCAGAGGACGTCACCGCGCAGCTCGAATTCCCGGGAGAGATCAGCGCGCAGTGCGTCTTTTCGTTCCGGTGCCACGGATCCCAGGAGTTCGAAGTATACGGTACCCGGGGCTATATGCGGATGGACATGGCGTGGAACAATGAAGATCGCCCGGTTGCGCTGGAAATCAGGAAGAGCGGCGGGGAAGAAAGAACCATCCGGTTCGCGCCTGTTTACCAATTCACCGAACAGCTGCGGCACCTGTGCGACTGCCTCGAATCCGGCCGGCCGCACCGGATTCCACCGGAGAACAGCCTGGGCAACATGCGGGTCATCGACGCCGTGCACGCGTCCATCGAGGCGGGACAGCCCGTGGTTTCGAATCCCGGCTAG
- a CDS encoding VOC family protein codes for MRITLTSVAVDDQQKALRFYTEILGFQVKHNIPLGEHAWITVVSGEDPDGTELALEPDVHPAVRPFKKALVDDGIPWTAFAVDDVAAEHERLEAKGVRFVQPPTDAGTVIIAAFDDTCGNLIQIMEEKDQA; via the coding sequence ATGAGAATCACACTGACCAGTGTCGCGGTAGATGACCAGCAGAAGGCGCTTCGCTTCTACACGGAGATACTTGGCTTCCAGGTGAAGCACAACATACCCCTGGGAGAACACGCCTGGATCACCGTGGTATCCGGGGAAGATCCGGATGGGACGGAACTGGCGCTCGAGCCTGATGTCCATCCCGCGGTGCGTCCGTTCAAGAAGGCCCTTGTGGACGACGGAATCCCCTGGACAGCCTTCGCGGTCGACGACGTCGCAGCCGAACACGAGCGCCTCGAGGCAAAGGGTGTGCGATTCGTACAGCCGCCAACGGATGCCGGGACCGTTATAATCGCCGCCTTCGACGATACATGCGGCAACTTGATTCAGATTATGGAGGAGAAGGATCAGGCGTGA
- a CDS encoding carboxylate-amine ligase, producing the protein MNLEEMTLGVEEEYQIIDPDSRELTSYISEFLEKGKRVFRDQVKPEFLQSQVEMGTEVCRDIKEIRREIARLRSMVSEIAEKSGHRIVAAGTHPFSRWQEQEITEKDRYRSLVADLQYVARRLLIFGMHIHVGIPDRELRIDTMNQISYFMPHVLALSSSSPFWMGDNTGLKSYRSIVFSELPRTGIPERFNSADEYDHFIQTMIKTGCMDEPTKIWWDVRPHPRFPTLEIRICDCITEIDEVVAIVALVRAVATKLIRLRRENQSWRYYRRDLVAENKWRAIKDGLDGSLVDFGKEEEVPLRFLIEELLDIVDDVVDPLGVREEIEYIRVMLERGSSADRQLRTYDETGDLKAVVDQLAEETVTGL; encoded by the coding sequence ATGAACCTCGAGGAAATGACCCTCGGCGTCGAAGAAGAATACCAGATCATCGACCCCGATTCGCGGGAACTGACCTCCTACATCTCCGAGTTCCTCGAAAAGGGAAAGCGGGTCTTCCGCGACCAGGTCAAGCCGGAATTTCTTCAGTCCCAGGTGGAAATGGGTACCGAGGTCTGCAGGGACATCAAGGAAATCCGAAGGGAGATCGCCCGGCTTCGGAGCATGGTGTCCGAAATCGCGGAAAAGAGCGGCCACCGGATCGTGGCGGCCGGCACCCATCCCTTTTCCCGATGGCAGGAGCAGGAGATCACCGAGAAAGACCGGTACCGCAGCCTGGTTGCCGACCTGCAGTACGTCGCCCGCCGCCTGCTCATCTTCGGCATGCACATCCACGTCGGCATACCCGACCGGGAACTGCGCATCGACACCATGAACCAGATCAGCTATTTCATGCCCCACGTCCTGGCCCTTTCTTCTTCATCCCCCTTCTGGATGGGAGACAACACGGGGCTCAAATCCTACCGGAGCATCGTGTTCTCCGAGTTGCCCCGGACCGGCATCCCCGAACGGTTCAATTCGGCCGACGAATACGACCATTTCATCCAGACGATGATCAAGACCGGCTGCATGGACGAGCCCACGAAAATCTGGTGGGACGTACGTCCCCATCCCCGTTTCCCCACCCTGGAGATCCGGATCTGCGACTGCATCACCGAAATCGACGAAGTGGTGGCCATCGTGGCCCTGGTCAGGGCGGTGGCGACCAAGTTGATCCGGCTGCGCCGCGAGAACCAGTCATGGCGGTACTACCGGCGCGACCTGGTGGCCGAGAACAAGTGGCGTGCGATCAAGGACGGGCTGGACGGAAGCCTGGTCGACTTCGGCAAGGAAGAGGAGGTGCCCCTGAGATTCCTCATCGAGGAACTGCTGGATATCGTGGACGACGTTGTGGATCCACTCGGTGTCCGTGAAGAGATCGAGTACATCCGGGTCATGCTCGAACGGGGCAGCAGTGCGGACCGGCAACTCAGAACCTATGATGAAACCGGTGATCTGAAAGCCGTCGTCGACCAGCTCGCCGAGGAGACGGTTACGGGATTGTGA
- a CDS encoding sulfatase-like hydrolase/transferase, whose protein sequence is MPSRSRPNILWISFEDTGPYYGCYGDPVARTPNVDRIAAEGCRWTHCFSTSGVCAPARSAIITGMYATSIGTHHMRTTHVHADTPEMPTPYSAVPPHYVKCFTEYLRAAGYYCTNNFKTDYQFDPPLTAWDDQGKDAHWRNRPDPEQPFFAVFNLMRSHESGMWPEKCPSPEFDSEAIEPPPHLPDTPKVREALARMYTHIAHNDREFGTILGQLEEDGLAGNTYVFNWSDHGPLPRGKRWPYDAGIHVPLIARGPDLEGGQVCEDLVSTVDLGPTMLSLAGVGIPHHIQGRAFLGEQARPPREYVYASRDRHDVSYDMVRAVRDGRYKYIRNYRPDLPYLSWIPYRNRHPIMQEIWRLHVEGGLDGTQSALFRYPRPVEEFYDTEADPHEVHNLADDPRILGDLERMRGALDAWLEVVGDLGRISESEMVRDWYPDGRQPKTAPVVCVPVCPESPGIEPALEGGSYDGPLLLQLHCATQGASIAYTLQAGDDPHWLLYTEPLRLEVGEYRVRARAIRIGYKESPEIRAKFLVREA, encoded by the coding sequence GTGCCTTCCCGGTCTAGACCGAACATCCTGTGGATCTCCTTTGAGGATACGGGCCCCTATTACGGCTGCTACGGCGACCCGGTAGCGCGCACGCCGAACGTAGACCGCATCGCGGCCGAGGGATGCCGGTGGACGCACTGCTTCTCCACGTCGGGCGTCTGCGCCCCTGCCCGTTCTGCGATCATAACCGGGATGTACGCCACCTCCATCGGCACGCACCACATGCGGACCACCCACGTACACGCCGATACCCCGGAGATGCCCACGCCATATTCCGCGGTCCCGCCCCATTACGTCAAGTGCTTCACCGAATACCTGCGTGCGGCGGGCTACTACTGCACGAACAACTTCAAGACCGACTACCAGTTCGATCCGCCGCTGACGGCCTGGGACGACCAGGGAAAGGATGCCCACTGGCGCAACCGGCCCGATCCGGAACAGCCGTTCTTCGCCGTCTTCAACCTCATGCGCAGCCACGAAAGCGGGATGTGGCCGGAGAAGTGCCCTTCGCCCGAGTTCGATTCCGAAGCCATCGAGCCGCCGCCCCACCTGCCCGACACGCCGAAGGTCAGGGAGGCCCTGGCCCGCATGTACACTCATATCGCCCACAACGACCGGGAGTTCGGTACCATTCTGGGGCAGCTGGAAGAAGACGGACTCGCCGGGAATACGTATGTCTTCAACTGGAGCGACCACGGACCCCTGCCCCGCGGAAAACGGTGGCCATATGACGCGGGAATCCACGTACCGCTGATCGCGCGGGGACCGGACCTTGAAGGCGGGCAGGTGTGCGAAGACCTCGTCAGCACAGTCGACCTCGGTCCCACGATGCTGTCCCTGGCGGGCGTCGGAATCCCGCACCATATCCAGGGCCGCGCCTTTCTCGGGGAGCAGGCGCGACCGCCACGTGAATATGTCTACGCAAGCAGGGACCGCCACGACGTCTCCTACGACATGGTCAGGGCCGTGCGCGACGGACGGTACAAGTACATCCGGAACTATCGGCCCGATCTGCCGTATCTTTCCTGGATACCCTACCGCAACCGCCATCCGATCATGCAGGAGATCTGGCGGCTGCACGTAGAGGGCGGGCTCGACGGAACGCAGTCGGCCCTTTTCCGGTACCCCCGGCCCGTCGAGGAGTTTTACGACACCGAAGCCGATCCCCATGAAGTACACAATCTGGCCGACGATCCCCGGATTCTCGGTGACCTGGAGCGGATGCGCGGGGCGCTCGACGCCTGGCTCGAGGTAGTGGGCGACCTGGGCCGGATTTCTGAAAGCGAGATGGTCCGGGACTGGTATCCGGACGGCCGCCAGCCCAAGACCGCCCCTGTGGTCTGCGTACCCGTATGCCCTGAAAGTCCCGGGATTGAACCGGCCCTGGAGGGTGGGTCGTATGACGGACCCCTGCTACTGCAGCTTCACTGCGCCACGCAGGGCGCTTCCATCGCCTATACGCTCCAGGCCGGGGACGACCCCCACTGGCTGTTGTACACCGAACCGCTGCGGCTCGAGGTCGGCGAGTACCGGGTGCGGGCCCGGGCAATTCGGATCGGGTACAAAGAAAGTCCCGAGATCCGGGCGAAGTTCCTGGTTCGGGAAGCATGA